CGATACGACGCGGGCCATCCGCGACATCGACGGCTTCCAGAGGCTGCCCATCATCGCGCTCACCGCCAAGGCGATGCGCGGAGATCGCGAGAAGTGCATCGAGGCCGGTGCCTCCGACTACGTCGCGAAGCCGGTGGACACCGAACGGCTGCTCTCGACCCTCCGGCTCTGGCTGACGCACTAGGGTCGGGCGGTGAGCGGAAGGGCGGACATCCTGGTGGTCGACGACCACCCGGACAAGCTGATCGCGCTCGAGGCGATCCTCTCGGACCTCGGCCAGAACGTCGTGAAGGCGGGCTCCGGCAAGGAAGCCCTCCGGAGGCTGCTGGAGCGCGACTTCGCGGTCGTCCTCCTCGACGTCAACATGCCGATCATGGACGGCTTCGAGACGGCGGCGCTCATCCGGAGGCGGGCGCGCAGCGAGCACACCCCCATCATCTTCATCACCGGCTACGGGGACGAGACGCACGTGGCGCGAGGCTACTCGCTCGGAGCCGTGGACTACATCCTGACGCCCGTCGTGCCGGAGGTGCTGCGCGCCAAGGTCTCCGTCTTCGTGGAGCTCTGGCGACAATCGGCGCGCCTCGCGCAGCGGGCCGCCCAGCTCCAGCAGCTGACCGAGGCGTCCCTCGCCATCAATGCCGCGACGTCGGTGGAGAGCATCCTGCAGATCGCGGTGGACCGGGCGCGCGAGATCATCCGCGCCGGGCATGCGGTGGCGGAGGTCCGGCTGGGGCCCACGCGGACGTGCCGTGCCACGTCGGGCGTTCCGGCGGGCCACCCGGGGACCTGTACCGCGCCCCTCCCGGGGCGCGACCGCCAGCCCCTCGGCACGCTCCAGCTCTCTGGAAGACCGGACGGCGCGTTCACGGAGGAGGACGAGGCGCTTCTGCTGCAGCTCGCTCAGATGGCGTCCATCGCGATCCAGAACACCCTCTACAGCGAGGAACGCGCGGCGAACGAGCTGAAGGACGAGTTCCTGGCGACGATCTCGCACGAGCTGCGGACACCCCTCACGTCCATGCTGATCTGGGCGGGAACGTTGCGCCGGGGGACGCTCGATGCCGCGGCTCGCGCCCGCGGCATCGAGGTCATCGAGCGCAACGTCAAGGTCCAGGCGCGGCTGATCGACGATCTGCTCGACATGTCGCGGATCGTGACCGGCAAGGTGCGTCTGGACGTGCGCCCAGTGGAGCTCCGTGACGTCATCGAGGCGGCCCTGGACTCCGTCCGCCCTGCGGCGGAGGCCAAGTCGATCGCCCTCGGGTCGACCTGTGGCTCGACCCCCGTGCCCGTGCGCGGCGACCCGGACCGCCTGCAGCAGATCGTGTGGAACCTGCTGACCAACGCGATCAAGTTCACGCCGCGAGAGGGTCGTATCGAAGTGCGCCTCGAGCGCGCCGATGGCGACGCCGAGATTACCATCGAGGACACGGGGGTGGGGATCAGCCCGGGATTCCTGCCCCACATCTTCGATCGCTTCCGACAGGCGGAGAGCGGAAGTACCCGTTCCCATGGCGGCCTCGGCCTCGGGCTCGCGATCGTCAGGAACCTGGTCGACCTACACGGCGGCGGGGTCCGCGCGGCGAGCCCCGGGCCCGGTCGCGGGGCGACCTTCACCGTCACCCTGCCGCTCGCGGGACCCCGCAAGGATCCGCCCGCTCCGCAGCCGGCGGCGTCGCCCCAACCGACTCCCCCGCGGGCGTGCGAGGGCGGCGACGGGATGCCTGACCTTGAGGGGCTCCGGATCCTCGTAGTCGATGACGAGGTCGACGCCTGCGAGGCCATCGCCGTGGCACTCGGGCTCGCCGGAGCGAACGCCCGGACGGCGGGATCCGCCCGCGACGCGCTTGGCCTGATCGAGGCATGGGCACCGGACGTGCTGGTCAGCGACATCGGCCTGCCGCAGGACGACGGTTACGCGTTGATTCGCACGGTCCGCGCACGCCACGCGGGACCCGGGGGTCGCATCCCGGCGCTCGCGCTCACCGCCTACGCGCGCGCTGAAGACCGGGCACGCGCGCTCACCGCGGGATACCAGGCGCACCTGGCGAAGCCAGTGGATCTCCGCGAGCTGGTAGCCGTGGTCGGCCGGCTCTGCGGCCGCGCCTCCGAGCAGCCGCGCGCCGAGCCAGACGCCGGCATGTCGCGGCCGCGCGTCTTCGAGCGGAGATGAATCCGCCCGGTCATCGCACCCACCCCCCTGGTTGCCGAAGCGGCTCTAGCTAGCTAGCCTTTACAACAACCTGGCGCGCGCCCTGCTGGCCGAAGGGGCAGCTCGACGACGCGATCGCTCATTTCCAGGTGGCGGTGCGGCTGAAGCCGAATTTCGCCGCGGCCAGGGAGAATCGCGGCGGCGTTCGACCGGCGCGCGCGAGAGGGTATGTCCTTCCCCGAATAGAAACGAAGGGGGGCGTCTCGAACGCCCCCCTTCGCCTTCATAAGCCTCAGACCACGCTTACGGCGACGGGGTGCAACGGCCGCTTGGGATGGGGCAACGGCCGTCCGCCGAGTTCGGGGTCTGGGGATGAATCTGGATGTTGCCGCGGATCAGGCTCCCTCCGTCATCGATGTTGGGAGCACGGGCCGCTTGTCCAGTGGGACTGGCGTTGGTGCAACACGCCCCGGCTGCCAGGTCGTTCGCGGTTTCCCCGGCAGTGGGGTTGGGGATCCAGATGCGGATTCGATAGACGTCCGGCGGAGGAGTGCCGTTGGTGCCTCCGGGCTCACTGCGGTCCTCCACCTCGACCCGGAACGCCACGGTCAGAGTCCTCCTCCCCCCGGCCGGAGCATAGTCTCCGATGCCAGAGAAGCACGCCATGTTTGCCGGCGCTGGCCGCGGCTCCGGTCCAGGCGGACGGTTTCCTGGGTTGCAGAGCCCGTTTGTGAAGTCTCCGTCGCACCCGCAAATGAGACTATTGTAGTCCTTGGCGTGGAAGGAGCCCTGAGCCTGCTTCCGGTTATGCGTCCACGATCCTTGAATGTGATCGAAATCGTCGAAGCAGCCAATGCATGCACAGGGAGCACCCACCTGACCGCCGAAGGTAGCCCTCACGATCTCTGCCACGCACTGATTGGGATTCTTGGATGGATCGCACGCAATGCCTCCCCCGGTAATGCGGCAACCGGGTA
This sequence is a window from Deltaproteobacteria bacterium. Protein-coding genes within it:
- a CDS encoding response regulator → MSGRADILVVDDHPDKLIALEAILSDLGQNVVKAGSGKEALRRLLERDFAVVLLDVNMPIMDGFETAALIRRRARSEHTPIIFITGYGDETHVARGYSLGAVDYILTPVVPEVLRAKVSVFVELWRQSARLAQRAAQLQQLTEASLAINAATSVESILQIAVDRAREIIRAGHAVAEVRLGPTRTCRATSGVPAGHPGTCTAPLPGRDRQPLGTLQLSGRPDGAFTEEDEALLLQLAQMASIAIQNTLYSEERAANELKDEFLATISHELRTPLTSMLIWAGTLRRGTLDAAARARGIEVIERNVKVQARLIDDLLDMSRIVTGKVRLDVRPVELRDVIEAALDSVRPAAEAKSIALGSTCGSTPVPVRGDPDRLQQIVWNLLTNAIKFTPREGRIEVRLERADGDAEITIEDTGVGISPGFLPHIFDRFRQAESGSTRSHGGLGLGLAIVRNLVDLHGGGVRAASPGPGRGATFTVTLPLAGPRKDPPAPQPAASPQPTPPRACEGGDGMPDLEGLRILVVDDEVDACEAIAVALGLAGANARTAGSARDALGLIEAWAPDVLVSDIGLPQDDGYALIRTVRARHAGPGGRIPALALTAYARAEDRARALTAGYQAHLAKPVDLRELVAVVGRLCGRASEQPRAEPDAGMSRPRVFERR